The Tessaracoccus flavus genome includes the window ACCACCCGAGTCCAGGCAGCCGCCATCGAGGCGTCGAAGGCGTTGAGCCGCTCGGGACGGTTCAGGGTCAGGCGCGCCAGGCCGTCCTCGACGGACAGCAGGATCGATTCAGTCAACGTCGACACTCCCTCGATAGTGAATGGGCTCCAGCCTAGACCCGCGGCGACACCCAGCAGCTCACTGGTCGGGGTGCCAGACGTGGGCGGTGCGGTTGATGAGGTCGTCGAGGTCCGGGCCGTCCGGGTCTGGGCTGCCAGGCGGGTCGGGTGCGCGTGCTGGCGCCGTCTCGGCGGGGGTGATGTGGTGGAGGCGGTGGCGGGTGTGTTGGCGGGGCCGTCGTCGGGGGTCGATGTGCCTGGGTGGGGTGAACCAGGGCATGTCGGTAACTGGGTCGAGGTGGACCTGCCACTGCGACTGTTCGGATTGCAGGGGGTCAGGTTCCACCAACCGGTGGTGGTAGGGGCACAGCAGGACTCCGTTGTGTACCGAGGTGGGGCCTTGGTTCCACCACGGGATGATGTGATGGGCTTCACACTGTGCGGGGGTGGCGGTGCAGCCGGGGAACACGCAGCCCCGGTCCCTTTCGATCAGCGCGGCCCGGACGGCGCGCGGGAACGTGCGCTGCTCGCGTCCGACATCGATGGGCTGGGACCGGCCGCCGAGCACGATCGGGATGATCCCGGCGTCGCAGGCGAGTCGGCGCGCCTCACCGGCAGTGAGCCGGTCGTGGGTGGTGGTGGTGAGCAGATCCGCTTTCCCGAGGCCGGTGAGCAGGGTGTGGTAGTCCAGTGTGAAGTGGACCCTGGGCCGGTCCCCGCCATGGGCAGGCAGTCCCCCGGTGGTGGCGGCGGTGTGGGTCAAGGCGATGAGCGCGTCGGCGCGGCGCATGTCCGGGGTCGGGGTGAGCGCCGCATCGCTGTATGCCGAGGCGGGTGGCATCAACGCCTCCAGTTGCGCCGACAGCACCGCGGCGTCGGCGACGGGGAGTTGTCCAGTGATCCGCGTCGATCCGTGATGGTCCGGGGTCAGCCGCAGCCACCGGTTCCTGCGCGCGGCTCGTTCGTCGGCGGCGAGGCGGGCGGCGTCGTCGGCGTCAGCGCGGTCCGGGTCGATCACCTCGACCAGACGCGACGCCAGGACCCGAAGTTCGGTCGGGCCGAGGGTGTCGGCATACTCAAGGATGGTGGTTTGGCAGCGGGCCAGGTCGGCCCGGGTCAACCCGCCGGGAAGTTTCCGCAGCCCGGTCACGATCGCGTCGGCCTGGGCCAGGGAGATGGCTCCGTCGGTCAAGGCGGCGGCGATGATCGGGAACCGGTCGGCCAGGTCCGTGGCCAGCTTGATCGTCGCGGTGGCCTGGGCTGGGGTGGTGCGCACCGACCCCCGCACCTGGTCGACCACGATGTCGGCACCGGTGAGGCGGGCTTCGCGGAGCAGATGGAGCCGGAATCCCGCCAACTGCGACTCGGCCTCGGTCACCGCGTCGACGAGACCGGCCAACCGGTGCCCAGCGGTCGGGTCGGAGCCGACCGTGTGGGCGGCGTCCCATAGCGCGGCGATGTAACGCTGCCCCAACTCCCGGATCTCGCTCATGTGTACTATTATGCCGTGCGGCGCTGACAGACACACGCCCCGCAAGGGAATGTGGATAACTATTTTTCCTTCTCGGGCTCGTGAGCGACCGGGGCAACGCCGGACCGCTCACCCCGGTCCCCGCGACGCCGCGGGACGCCCTTCGATACGTTCGCTCGTCCCTCGCGGATTACTCGGCTTCCGCGCCGATCCGGCACCGTGGGTGAAGGAAGGCGGCACGCCCGAGAGGTGCCATTCAGCGACATGTACGACCACTATGGTCGCGCGTGTCTGCAAACTGACCCCTTCAGAGTGGGTAAAGAGAAGCCCCACTCGGAAGTACCTCCGCACACTCAGGGGAAACGGCAGACACGGTCGTCAAACGTTGGCTCGATGGGTCGACAACGCGCGCACTCAGCAACCGCTCGCGCGGGTCTGCGAGTCGTCTGCTGGCGCCGGGCTCAGAGTGCGTACTCGAACAGGTGGAACTGGCTCAGATCGGTGCCCTCGTAGACCACGTTGTGACAACCCAGGTCGATGAAACCGTGCCGCTCATAGAGCTTCCGCGCGGGAGTGTTTTCGACGTAGGTGTCCAGGCGGACGGCCTTGCAGCCCTGCTCGCGGGCGACCTGGAGGGACGCATCCACGAGGAACTGAGACACTCCCGTGCCCAGGCGCTCGGGCACGACGCCGAGAGCGTGCACGACGAGGACTTCATGCGGCTCTGCCTCGACGGTCCACGCGGCTTCATGGTAGGCGTCCACGGCGTCGTGGTTGAGCACTGTGACCCCAGCGGTCTCACCGTCCTCATCGAGCGCGAGATAGAGCTCGCCGGCCTCGACCCAGCTGGCGACTTCCTCGGGGGTGGGGTGATTCTCGGTGTGCCAGTGCGGGAAGTCGACAGTCTCGGCCAGGTGGTCGATGATCAGCCGGTACGCCTCCTGCGCGACGGCGGTGTCAGTCGCATCTGCTCGCCGAAAGGTCAGGGCCATGCTCAGTGTCCTTCCATCGTCTCTCCGGAAGTTCCGTGAGAGGAATCCATCGTGATGCCGGTCCGACCGTACCGCGCCGATCTGCACCCGAGCGCGTTCCGCTGCCTACGAGCTCCTCGTGGTACCGAAACGGCGGAGATACTGGTCTCAGCCACGCAACGCGCCCGCCGCAGGGCGGTGCCGCAGCGGAGCCACCCAGGGCTCGCCGAAGATCAGCTGCGTCCGACAGTGCGCGACCTGCGGCAACGCCAGAATCTTGTCGATGATGAGGGTCTGCAACTCGGTACTATCGGCGACTGCGACGTGGACGAGGTAGTCATCACTGCCGCTGACGTTGTAGAGGGCAAGCGTCTCCGGCAGCGCCAGCGCCTTCTGCACGAAGTCGTTGGCCGTTTCGCGGGCATGCGGGCGGATCTGGATACCGAGGAACGCCTGCTCACCCTTGCCGAGCAGGCTCGGGGCCACATATGCGCGGGTAGCGACAATTGCGCCGTTGCGGCGCATCCGCCGGATGCGCTCCAGGCAGGTGCTCGGAGCCACACCGACATTGGCGGCGATTTCCTTGTTCGGCATGGTCGCATCCACCTGCAGCAGTTCGAGGATCGCCCAGTCCACCGAATCCAATTCGGGCAATCGAGCTGATTTCACCTGAGGCAGTGCGAGAGGTTAAAGCGAGAAACGGAACTCCACGGCGTCGCCACGGCTGGGAACGCATGCACGCCTCACCGGGCTAGACCGGTCTCAGGGCTACGGTCCCTCACCGCGCATGGCCGACTCAGCTGCCTCTCCGCTGGTCATCCAGCACCTGTTCCAACTCATCCGAAACCTCGTCCAGGAGGACCTGGAAGCCGGGCTCCTCGAGGGGAAGTGGCCGCAGCCAGGAAGCATCACGACCCGGGTTTTGCCGTGAAGCCGACCAAGGTAGTCGAGGCTGAGCTCCGGCATAGTCCAACGATCCTCGGCCGGATGCAACAGCACGACCGGTGGTCCTTGGTATTGCTCGGGTGGAATAGCCGGACCTGCCTCGAGGAACGAGCGGTACCAGCCCACCGGCATCGCGCCACCACCGCCGCACGGGTCGGTGAGCACTGCATGACTGAGGCCAGGGTCGTTCGAAATCGCAGACATAGGGGTCAGCACGCGGACCGGGATCCGTGGATTCGCCGCTGGCCCCCGGGCGAACTGCAGCAGTGGCAATCCCAGCCGCGCTATCCACGGGGCTCGCACGATGGCGGCAGCGATGCCCGGCCGAGTCGGGTCGAGCAGGCAGGTCGCGATGACCCGCTTGGCCAGTCCGGTCACTGCAGCGGTGTCGACCGCGAGGGCACCACCCATGCTCGCCCCGACGAGGACAAGTGGCCGCTCGTCATGCTCGCGACCCACGAGATCGACGAGCAGCTGCTGCCAGTCGCCATAACTGACGCTGCGGCGTCCACGCCGCACCCGGATCGTTCGCCCGCAACCGGGCAGATCGACCACCGTAACCCGAGCGCCCAGGCGACTCAGGTGTGCAGCGTAGGGCCACATCGCCGCCGCGTTCCCTCCCGCTCCATGGACCAGCAGCATTCGGACCGAAGCCGTCGGGGCACCCACGTGCTCGATGTGCAGGTCCCACGAACCACCCCCGTCCGGCGCATCCCACCTCCACGACGAGGCCACCCGCCGCACTGGTGCAGGGACGAGGCGCACGAAAGGCTCGTACCGGCGGTCCGTGGAGTCAAGTCGGCCAGTCCGTGCCGGTGGCACCTTCGCTCGACCCTTCGAAAGCGCCCCATTCATACCCGCAATGTTACGGGAGTGCCCGGTGTCAGGGACTGATGCGCAGGTAGGTGGGTCAGAAGCCTGCATTAGACATTGAACCTGAACTCAACCGCGTTCCGGCACTTGGGGCCATCCGCGACGCCGCATCAGGCGAAGTCGAGGCGGGAGATGATCGCATCCGCGATCTCGTCCACGGTCTGGACTGCTGTGTCGATCTCCACCGCCGCATCAGACCACGCGGCGTAGCCGGCGCGACGGCGACGGACGTCCGCCCAGGTTGGTTCGCCGACGTGGGCGAGACCGCGATCCCTGCTGGCAAGCCGTCGCTCGTGCTCCAGCGCATCGCTGATAACCAGATGTACGAACTCGATACGGGACTCATTGCGCGTCGCCGCACCGCGCCAGGTCTGCCGAGCCTCCTCGCTGTCATTGACCGCATCGATGATGACCGTTTGACCGAGTCGCAGGTTCAGGTCCGCCATCGTGCCGACGGCCTCGTACGCGGCGACACCGACTTGCCAACCTCGCGGCAGGCCACAGGCGAGGATCGACTCCTCGACAGCGTCGATGGACAGGTGCATAGACCCCGTACGCGCCGCGACGACCTCGGCAACGCTGGTCTTCCCGACGCCGGGAAGACCAGAGATCACGATGAGATGCCCTGTCACGCGATCTTCAGCGGGGCGATCGCTGCGATCTGCTCCCCCGCCTGGTCCTCGGCGCGGTCCAACTCGTAGTGGCTCTGCAGGTTGATCCAGAACTCCGCCGAGGTACCGAAGTACTTCGCAAGTCGCAACGCTGTATCCGCCGTGATCCCCCGCTTGCCATGCACGATCTCGTTGATCCGCCGAGGCGGGACGCCGATGGATACGGCGAGCTTGTTCTGCGTGATGCCGAAGCCCTCGATGAAGTCCTCCATGAGCACCTCGCCCGGGTGGATCGGCTCGATCTTGTCAGTGGTAGTCAACGATCTGCACCTCCTCTGGTCCGGCGGCGGTCCACACGAAGCAGATCCGCCACTGGTCGTTGATCCTGATGCTGTGCTGCCCGGCACGGTCGCCCTTGAGAGCTTCGAGGCGGTTGCCGGGTGGGACACGGAGGTCCTCGATGGACTCCGCGGACCCCACCTGACGAAGCTTGCGCAATGCGACTCGATGGATCCTCGGACCAATCGACCTCATGCGTTCACGACGCCACAGCCGTTCGGTCTCCTTGTCGCCGAACGATCTGATCACGGGACCAGTATATAACGGCGAGCGTCATTAACGCTATACGTTAAACCTGACTTAGGCCACGATTCTAGGATTCCGACTTCAACTGCTGGTTGACTAGCGGTTTCTGTTGGGAATGTGTGCACTAATCGGGGTTGGTTCTAGCCTTGCTGGCATGTCTCCCTACGTGCGGACGGTCAAGACCGCCAGCGGCGCGACCGCGGTGCAGGTGGTCTGGTCCAACAAGCGCGGGTCGAAGCAGATGGATCACATCGGATCGGCTCACACCGCCGAGGATGTGGAGATCCTCAAGAGCGTCGCGCAGCAGCGGATGACCGCCAGCCAGGACGAGCTCGACCTCGGCGACGGCCAGCCCCGCAAGCGTGCCCTGGCGATCCGTGCGTCACGGTCGGAGCATCTGTGGGAAGCGTTGTCAGCCGCGTTCCGTGCGGTCGGGTTGGAGACCACCAGCGGCGGCGATGAGGTGTTCAGACAGCTGGTGCTGGCCCGGGTGATCGAGCCGACCAGCAAGCTCGACGCGATCCGGGTCCTCGACGAGATCGGCATCAAGTCACCCAGTTACCGCACCATCGAACGCCGGCTACCGCTGTATGCGGCCGACCCGTGGCGGCGCCGTCTCGCGGCGGGGTTCGCGGCCCATGTGGGGCTGGGGCCGGCGACGCTGGTGCTCTACGACGTGACCACCCTGTATTTCGAGACCGATCAGGGTGACGGGTTCCGCGAGTCGGGGTTCTCGAAGGAACGCCGCCTGGAGCCGCAGATCACAATCGGCCTCCTCGCCGATGTCCGCGGGTTCCCGCTCATGGTCCACGCGTTCGAGGGCAACAAAGCCGAAACGACCACGATGATCCCGGTCCTGCACCAGTTCATGGCCGCCCACCGCATCCCCGAAGTCACCGTCGTCGCGGACGCCGGGATGCTGTCAGATGGCAACCTGAAGGCCCTGGCCGCAGCGGGGCTGCGCTACATCGTCGGGCAACCGATCCCGAAGGTGTTCTACCAGTTGGAGCAGTGGCAGAAGACGCATCCCGGGCAGGACCCGGTCGATCAGATGATCCTCACCCAGCCCTGGGCCCGCGGGTCGTTGGAGGCTCAGCAGTCGGAGACGATCTACTACCAGTACCGCGCTGACAGGGCCCGCCGCAGTCTCCGCGGGATCGATGAACAGGTCCGCAAAGCCGCCGACGCCGTCGCCGGGAAGACAGCAGTCAAACGCAACCGGTTCGTCCGCCTCGAAGGCGGCTCGAAATCAGTCAACCGCGAACTGGAGGCCAAGACCCGCACCCTGGCCGGCTGGAAGGCCTACATCACCAACCTCGAGCACCCGACACCGGAGTACGTGATCGGCGCCTATCACCAGCTCTGGCAGATCGAGAAGTCCTTCCGGATGTCCAAGAGCGACCTTCGAGCCCGCCCGATCTTCCACCACAAGCGCGACTCCATCGAAGCCCACCTGACCATCGTGTTCGCCGCCCTGGCCGTGGTCCGCTGGCTCGAGGCCACCACCGGGGCCAGCATCAAGCAGCTCGTCAAGACCCTGCGCCGCTACCGCACCATCGACATCCAAGCCGGCGACCAGATCGTCACCGCCGAAGACCCCCTACCCGACGACCTGACGGAACTCCTCGACCGGATCCACCAACGCCACTGAGCCGCAGCAATCCGCCGACCATGGGCACTAATTGGCCTAAGTCAGGCCACAGCCGTTCGGTCTCCTTGTCGCCGAACGATCTGATCACGGGACCAGTATATAACGGCGAGCGTCATTAACGCTATACGTTAAACCGGAACTCCACTGAGTTCCGGCACGGACAACCATCTGCGTCAACTGCCCGCCACGGACCTCAAGAGTGGTCGGCGACCAACCTCCCAAGCACGTCGAGATCGTGGCGGTCCTCCGGCCGGAGGTCGTAACCGAGCCTCAGCGCCATGAGTCGCGCGGCGCACGCGACAACTACCGAGCGATCTCCGATCACTCCGACCGCGCGCTCGCGCGCTCGGTGGACGAACGAGTCTTCACCGAAGCCCTGCTGGACCCCGTCGCCGACACAGTCCACGTCCATCGGATGGATGTCGACCGCCCTGTCGCCGGCGCGCAGCTCAACTCGGATCGGACGCCAGTCCTCCACGATGCTGTATCCGCGACCGAGCAACCATTCCATGAGGGCGTCGACCGTCGTCGAGTCGACGAACACATCCAGATCACCATGCGATCTGGTCTGGGAACCGTGCAGAGCGTCAACGGCCCATCCGCCGTTGACCTGGTAGACGACTGATCGCTCCTCGAGCCAGCCAACGACTCGGACTACCTCAGCGGCGTCCATCCCGCTGAAGGTCATGCGGATTGCAGCGGCACGATGGCGTCGATCTGCTCAGCCGCGCGATCCTCTGCGAGGTCGAGGTCGTAGAGCGTCTGCAGGTTCAGCCAGAACTGTGCGGTGGTGCCGAAGAGCTTGCCGAGCCGGAGCGCGGTGTCCGCCGTGATCCCCCGCTTGCCATGCACGATCTCGTTGATCCGCCGAGGCGGGACGCCGATCGACACGGCGAGCTTGTTCTGCGTGATCCCGAAGCCCTCGATGAAGTCCTCCATGAGGACCTCCCCAGGGTGGATCGGGGCAATCTTCTCAGTGGTAGTCAACGATCTCCACCTCCTCCGGTCCTGCGTCGGTCCGCACGAACCAGATCCGCCACTCGTCGTTGATCCTGATGCTGTGCTGCCCGGCGCGGTCGCCCTTCAGCGCTTCGAACCGGTTGCCCGGCGGGACCCGAAGATCCTCGATGGACTCCGCCGATCCCACCTGACGAAGCTTGCGCAGTGCGACCCGATGGATCCGATGATAGATCGAGCGCACTCGCTCACGACGCCACAATCGTTCGGTGTCCTTGCTCCCGAACGATCTGATCACCGAGACCAGGATATAACGACCGGCGTCAATAACGCTAGACGTTAAACCGGAACTCCACCACGTCGTCATCCTTGCGGAAGATCAAGACAACTCCTTCATCACCAGTTCGAACAACTCTGCCGGATCGTTTGTCGCACCCTGTCCGCCGTGGTCAACTACCTGGGCGATGTGGTCGGGATGACGTGAACTTGAATAAACGATAACGGGAGTGTCGTCACCACGGGCTCTCATCGCCTCGAGCAGCGCATAGCCCTCTTTCTCGCCTTCATATCTCTTCATGTCCGTTACCACTACGCTGAAGGAGTTCCCGGTGAGCAAATCCAGCGCACGCTGAGTGCTAGGGGCCCAAACAGTAGCTACACCGGCCGCCTCAAGTGTCTCCCGCTCCATCTGGATCCACTCGACGTTATCGTCCACCCACAAGATCTGCTTCGCGCCCTTGTTCGCTTCGGCGTAAGCAGCCAGCGCATCAGCGGTCCTCTCTGGAGAAAGAGGAGAGTTCGTTTTCAATGCCTGCACCGCATTGAGAAGGCGCTTGATCTCCTCAGTGTTGTCTTCCGCTGATCCGGCCCGGAGCGCCGCTGTCGCCGATGATTCGCCGATCTTGGCCAGGATCGCCTTATTGGCTTCGCTTTCAATCGCGGCGTACCTCGCTTGATTACGGAAGATCTTGATCGCGAGACAGACGGCCAGGCAGGTCACGGAAAGCGAAAGGAACGCGACGAAGTTCAAAGCTGGGGCGGCTAACACCCAAGGCCCAAGATCCAGGAGCCCGACGACGAGCGCCAGCACGGCGAGGCCTGCAGAAACCCAGCCAATGGATCGCCATGCGCGGCCGTCGCCGGGACCCGTTCTCGCGCCAGTACCCGGGTCGCTCGTCACTTTTTTCCCCCGGAGGTTAAACCATTACGGAACTCCATCACGTCACCGTCAAGTGCCGCGTATGCG containing:
- a CDS encoding GNAT family N-acetyltransferase, whose amino-acid sequence is MALTFRRADATDTAVAQEAYRLIIDHLAETVDFPHWHTENHPTPEEVASWVEAGELYLALDEDGETAGVTVLNHDAVDAYHEAAWTVEAEPHEVLVVHALGVVPERLGTGVSQFLVDASLQVAREQGCKAVRLDTYVENTPARKLYERHGFIDLGCHNVVYEGTDLSQFHLFEYAL
- a CDS encoding AAA family ATPase yields the protein MTGHLIVISGLPGVGKTSVAEVVAARTGSMHLSIDAVEESILACGLPRGWQVGVAAYEAVGTMADLNLRLGQTVIIDAVNDSEEARQTWRGAATRNESRIEFVHLVISDALEHERRLASRDRGLAHVGEPTWADVRRRRAGYAAWSDAAVEIDTAVQTVDEIADAIISRLDFA
- a CDS encoding response regulator; the protein is MTSDPGTGARTGPGDGRAWRSIGWVSAGLAVLALVVGLLDLGPWVLAAPALNFVAFLSLSVTCLAVCLAIKIFRNQARYAAIESEANKAILAKIGESSATAALRAGSAEDNTEEIKRLLNAVQALKTNSPLSPERTADALAAYAEANKGAKQILWVDDNVEWIQMERETLEAAGVATVWAPSTQRALDLLTGNSFSVVVTDMKRYEGEKEGYALLEAMRARGDDTPVIVYSSSRHPDHIAQVVDHGGQGATNDPAELFELVMKELS
- a CDS encoding Lrp/AsnC family transcriptional regulator, coding for MDWAILELLQVDATMPNKEIAANVGVAPSTCLERIRRMRRNGAIVATRAYVAPSLLGKGEQAFLGIQIRPHARETANDFVQKALALPETLALYNVSGSDDYLVHVAVADSTELQTLIIDKILALPQVAHCRTQLIFGEPWVAPLRHRPAAGALRG
- a CDS encoding nucleotidyltransferase domain-containing protein — translated: MDAAEVVRVVGWLEERSVVYQVNGGWAVDALHGSQTRSHGDLDVFVDSTTVDALMEWLLGRGYSIVEDWRPIRVELRAGDRAVDIHPMDVDCVGDGVQQGFGEDSFVHRARERAVGVIGDRSVVVACAARLMALRLGYDLRPEDRHDLDVLGRLVADHS
- a CDS encoding HNH endonuclease signature motif containing protein; its protein translation is MSEIRELGQRYIAALWDAAHTVGSDPTAGHRLAGLVDAVTEAESQLAGFRLHLLREARLTGADIVVDQVRGSVRTTPAQATATIKLATDLADRFPIIAAALTDGAISLAQADAIVTGLRKLPGGLTRADLARCQTTILEYADTLGPTELRVLASRLVEVIDPDRADADDAARLAADERAARRNRWLRLTPDHHGSTRITGQLPVADAAVLSAQLEALMPPASAYSDAALTPTPDMRRADALIALTHTAATTGGLPAHGGDRPRVHFTLDYHTLLTGLGKADLLTTTTHDRLTAGEARRLACDAGIIPIVLGGRSQPIDVGREQRTFPRAVRAALIERDRGCVFPGCTATPAQCEAHHIIPWWNQGPTSVHNGVLLCPYHHRLVEPDPLQSEQSQWQVHLDPVTDMPWFTPPRHIDPRRRPRQHTRHRLHHITPAETAPARAPDPPGSPDPDGPDLDDLINRTAHVWHPDQ
- a CDS encoding type II toxin-antitoxin system RelE/ParE family toxin, whose protein sequence is MIRSFGSKDTERLWRRERVRSIYHRIHRVALRKLRQVGSAESIEDLRVPPGNRFEALKGDRAGQHSIRINDEWRIWFVRTDAGPEEVEIVDYH
- a CDS encoding HigA family addiction module antitoxin; this translates as MEDFIEGFGITQNKLAVSIGVPPRRINEIVHGKRGITADTALRLAKYFGTSAEFWINLQSHYELDRAEDQAGEQIAAIAPLKIA
- a CDS encoding type II toxin-antitoxin system RelE/ParE family toxin; its protein translation is MIRSFGDKETERLWRRERMRSIGPRIHRVALRKLRQVGSAESIEDLRVPPGNRLEALKGDRAGQHSIRINDQWRICFVWTAAGPEEVQIVDYH
- a CDS encoding IS1634 family transposase, with the protein product MSPYVRTVKTASGATAVQVVWSNKRGSKQMDHIGSAHTAEDVEILKSVAQQRMTASQDELDLGDGQPRKRALAIRASRSEHLWEALSAAFRAVGLETTSGGDEVFRQLVLARVIEPTSKLDAIRVLDEIGIKSPSYRTIERRLPLYAADPWRRRLAAGFAAHVGLGPATLVLYDVTTLYFETDQGDGFRESGFSKERRLEPQITIGLLADVRGFPLMVHAFEGNKAETTTMIPVLHQFMAAHRIPEVTVVADAGMLSDGNLKALAAAGLRYIVGQPIPKVFYQLEQWQKTHPGQDPVDQMILTQPWARGSLEAQQSETIYYQYRADRARRSLRGIDEQVRKAADAVAGKTAVKRNRFVRLEGGSKSVNRELEAKTRTLAGWKAYITNLEHPTPEYVIGAYHQLWQIEKSFRMSKSDLRARPIFHHKRDSIEAHLTIVFAALAVVRWLEATTGASIKQLVKTLRRYRTIDIQAGDQIVTAEDPLPDDLTELLDRIHQRH